One stretch of Glandiceps talaboti chromosome 7, keGlaTala1.1, whole genome shotgun sequence DNA includes these proteins:
- the LOC144437714 gene encoding 2,4-dienoyl-CoA reductase [(3E)-enoyl-CoA-producing], mitochondrial-like produces MAYRVARKLMLGLKTPSNSTVLRTVCTSSVLKNNDVMSSAFQAKKNIMLPPGTFQGKTAFITGGGTGLGKGMTKMLSALGAEVVITSRKLDVLQETAEEISKETGNKVHAIAADVRDPASVKASVDQCVDKAGLPHIVINNAAGNFVSPTERLSPNAWKTIVDIVLNGTAYVTLDIGKRLIEAKQGANFLAITTIYTNHGSGFVVPSAAAKSGVEALTMSLAAEWARYGMRFNCIAPGPIQTKGAFSRLDPTGKFAKVMLDNIAVGRLGEIEELANLAMYLVSDYASWLSGEIVTFDGGELCLRGGEFNQLLQVKKGEWDMLEAMIRKTKGS; encoded by the exons ATGGCTTACAGGGTTGCGAGAAAACTAATGCTGGGTTTGAAAACCCCTTCAAACTCGACC GTATTGAGAACTGTGTGCACGTCCTCAGTATTGAAGaacaatgatgtcatgtcaagtgCATTccaagcaaaaaaaaatatcatgctTCCTCCTGGAACATTCCAAGGAAAGACGGCTTTCATCACAGGAGGAGGAACAGGATTGGGAAAAGGCATGACCAAAATGTTATCAGCTCTTGGTGCTGAAGTAGTTATCACAAGCAG AAAGCTGGATGTCTTACAAGAAACTGCTGAAGAAATAAGTAAAGAAACTGGGAATAAAGTCCATGCCATTGCTGCTGATGTACGTGACCCTGCATCTGTCAAAGCATCAGTGGATCAGTGTGTAGACAAAGCAGGTCTTCCTCATATTGTAATCAATAATGCTGCTGGTAACTTTGTATCACCAACTGAAAGACTCTCTCCTAATGCATGGAAGACTATTGTAGATATCGTTCTGAATGGAACTGCCTATGTGACTCTTGATATCGGCAAGAGACTTATTGAAGCTAAACAAG GTGCCAATTTTCTTGCAATTACTACAATTTACACAAACCATGGTTCTGGGTTTGTGGTACCAAGTGCAGCAGCCAAGTCTGGTGTGGAAGCTTTGACAAT GTCTTTAGCTGCAGAATGGGCCAGATATGGAATGAGATTTAATTGCATTGCTCCAGGACCAATACAAACAAAG GGAGCTTTCAGTCGTCTTGATCCCACTGGAAAGTTTGCTAAAGTAATGTTGGATAATATTGCTGTTGGAAGACTAGGTGAAATAGAAGAGTTGGCTAATCTAGCAATGTACTTAGTCAGTGACTATGCAAGTTGGCTTAGTGGTGAAATTGTCACTTTTGATGGAGGTGAACTTTGTTTAAGAGGGGGAGAATTCAACCAGTTATTACAG GTGAAGAAAGGAGAATGGGATATGCTAGAAGCAATGATTAGGAAGACGAAAGGTTCCTAA